One segment of Magnetospirillum sp. 15-1 DNA contains the following:
- a CDS encoding cation transporter has protein sequence MGASCCQGECQPPSDGTTPLFRRALWAALVINAGMFVVEVVAGMAAGSSSLQADSLDFLGDAANYAVSLFVLGMSLRRRAQASVIKGATMGAFGLWVIGNTLLHVLNGTVPESQVMGAVGIAAFIANVVVAIMLYAFREGDSNMRSVWICSRNDAIGNLAVLAAAGGVFASGSGWPDFAVAGIMAALALSGAYQVLRHALAELRYCPVAQG, from the coding sequence TTGGGTGCAAGCTGCTGTCAGGGTGAATGCCAGCCACCATCGGATGGGACCACCCCACTCTTCCGCCGGGCGCTATGGGCGGCGCTGGTCATCAACGCAGGCATGTTCGTAGTGGAGGTCGTCGCCGGCATGGCGGCCGGGTCGTCGTCGCTGCAGGCGGATTCCCTGGATTTCCTCGGCGATGCCGCCAATTACGCCGTCAGCCTGTTCGTCCTGGGCATGAGCCTGCGGCGCCGAGCGCAGGCGTCCGTGATCAAGGGGGCGACCATGGGGGCATTCGGCCTGTGGGTGATCGGCAACACCTTGCTGCATGTGCTGAACGGCACCGTCCCGGAATCTCAGGTGATGGGGGCGGTCGGCATCGCCGCCTTCATCGCCAACGTGGTGGTGGCGATCATGCTTTATGCCTTCCGCGAGGGTGACAGCAACATGCGCTCGGTGTGGATCTGCTCGCGCAATGACGCCATCGGCAATCTGGCCGTCCTGGCCGCTGCCGGCGGCGTATTCGCTTCCGGTTCGGGTTGGCCCGATTTCGCGGTGGCCGGGATCATGGCCGCCCTGGCGCTGAGCGGGGCGTACCAGGTCCTGCGCCATGCCCTGGCCGAACTGCGCTATTGCCCGGTGGCACAGGGATAA
- a CDS encoding YnfA family protein: MLSIPIYVLAAFAEIGGCFAFWAWLRLGKSMVWLLPGMASLAVFAWLLTRIEADFAGRAYAAYGGVYILASLAWLWRVEGNRPDRWDVLGAAICLTGAAIILFAPRSS, translated from the coding sequence ATGCTGTCCATTCCCATCTACGTTCTGGCGGCCTTCGCCGAGATCGGGGGCTGCTTCGCCTTCTGGGCGTGGCTGCGGCTGGGCAAGTCGATGGTCTGGCTGCTGCCCGGCATGGCGAGCCTTGCCGTATTCGCGTGGTTGTTGACCCGGATCGAGGCAGACTTCGCCGGACGCGCCTATGCCGCCTATGGCGGGGTCTACATCCTGGCTTCGCTGGCGTGGTTGTGGCGGGTCGAGGGCAATCGTCCCGACCGCTGGGATGTTCTCGGCGCGGCAATCTGCCTGACTGGCGCGGCCATCATTCTGTTCGCGCCCCGGTCATCCTGA
- a CDS encoding structural protein: MTQSSTIPRGIRLNNPGNIKESPGDKTQWQGERATDDDPVFEEFVSPEAGIRALARILLGYQRRHGLNTVTGIITRWAPGCENDTGSYIAHVASRLGVTSDQAIDLTKADTMAGLVEAIIRHENGQQPYTREVILAGVGMGLGSV, translated from the coding sequence ATGACCCAGTCCAGCACCATTCCTCGCGGCATTCGCCTCAACAATCCCGGCAATATCAAGGAATCCCCCGGCGACAAGACTCAGTGGCAGGGCGAGCGCGCCACCGATGATGATCCGGTGTTCGAGGAGTTCGTCAGCCCCGAGGCCGGTATTCGTGCCCTGGCCCGCATCCTGCTCGGCTATCAACGTCGCCATGGCCTCAACACCGTGACGGGAATCATCACCCGTTGGGCGCCGGGCTGCGAGAACGACACCGGCTCATACATCGCCCATGTCGCTTCTCGCCTGGGCGTGACGTCCGATCAGGCCATCGACCTGACCAAGGCCGACACCATGGCCGGATTGGTCGAAGCCATCATCCGCCATGAGAACGGCCAGCAACCTTACACCAGAGAAGTGATCCTGGCCGGGGTCGGCATGGGGCTGGGGAGTGTCTGA
- a CDS encoding helix-turn-helix domain-containing protein, with amino-acid sequence MTNQNRGLTIGALGKATSVNIETIRYYERIGLLSQPDRTAAGYRQYSGDDLRRLSFIRKGRDLGFSIEAIRALLRLAEHPEQPCEDADRLASAHLAEVERKIEELGRLRDALREMAHCCAGTVAECRIIDALAS; translated from the coding sequence ATGACGAATCAGAATCGTGGACTGACCATCGGGGCGCTTGGCAAGGCGACCAGCGTCAATATCGAGACCATTCGCTACTACGAGCGCATCGGATTGCTGTCCCAGCCGGACCGGACGGCGGCTGGGTACCGACAATACAGCGGTGACGATTTGCGGCGGCTGTCCTTCATCCGCAAGGGCCGTGATCTGGGCTTCAGTATCGAGGCGATCCGGGCGCTGCTGCGACTGGCCGAGCATCCCGAGCAACCGTGCGAGGATGCCGACCGGTTGGCCTCGGCGCATCTGGCCGAGGTCGAGCGCAAGATCGAGGAGTTGGGTCGGTTGCGGGACGCTCTGCGCGAGATGGCTCACTGTTGCGCGGGAACCGTCGCCGAATGCCGCATCATCGACGCTCTGGCATCGTGA
- a CDS encoding DMT family transporter — protein MNKGILAALAAAILFGGSTPFAKLLLGGIDPWLLAGILYLGSGIGLTAVRLVTKGERARLGSGEWPWLVGAILSGGVAGPVLLMYGLSGTSAATSSLLLNAEGVLTAVLAWVVFKENADRRIVLGMLAIVAGAAVLSWPTGSVEPSWPSLAVLAACLCWAIDNNLTRKVSLSDPVQIAAIKGLAAGVTNVVLAVAMGAPIPSPATIAAAGANGFLGYGISLVAFVVGLRELGTARTGAYFSTAPFVGAIVSVLLLGETISLRLVAAAALMGVGVWLHLTERHEHDHQHNAMEHEHAHEHDEHHHHHGDEPLGTHVHPHRHEPMIHQHPHFPDAHHRHGHS, from the coding sequence ATGAACAAAGGTATCCTCGCCGCCTTGGCCGCCGCGATCCTGTTCGGCGGCAGCACTCCGTTCGCCAAGCTGCTGCTCGGCGGCATCGATCCCTGGCTGTTGGCAGGCATCCTGTATTTGGGCTCGGGGATCGGCCTGACCGCCGTCAGGCTGGTGACCAAGGGGGAGAGAGCCAGACTTGGCTCCGGGGAATGGCCGTGGCTGGTCGGTGCGATTCTATCGGGCGGTGTCGCCGGTCCCGTACTGCTCATGTATGGATTGTCGGGCACATCCGCCGCCACCTCGTCGCTACTGCTGAATGCCGAAGGGGTGCTCACCGCCGTGCTGGCCTGGGTGGTGTTCAAGGAAAACGCCGACCGCCGTATCGTGCTCGGCATGCTCGCCATCGTGGCGGGGGCGGCGGTGCTGTCCTGGCCGACCGGCTCGGTCGAACCATCCTGGCCGTCCCTTGCGGTTTTGGCCGCCTGCCTGTGCTGGGCCATCGACAACAACCTGACCCGCAAGGTGTCGCTGTCCGACCCGGTGCAAATCGCCGCCATCAAGGGGCTGGCCGCGGGCGTGACCAATGTGGTGCTGGCCGTAGCCATGGGCGCACCAATTCCATCGCCCGCAACCATCGCCGCCGCCGGGGCCAACGGTTTCCTCGGCTACGGCATCAGCCTCGTTGCCTTCGTGGTCGGGCTGCGGGAACTGGGAACCGCCAGGACCGGAGCCTATTTTTCCACCGCACCGTTCGTCGGGGCGATTGTCTCGGTGCTGCTGCTCGGGGAAACGATCAGCCTGCGTCTGGTTGCGGCGGCGGCGCTGATGGGCGTTGGTGTCTGGCTGCATCTGACCGAACGTCACGAGCATGATCACCAGCACAATGCCATGGAGCATGAACATGCCCATGAGCATGACGAACATCATCACCATCACGGGGACGAGCCGCTGGGGACGCATGTGCATCCTCACCGGCACGAGCCGATGATCCACCAGCACCCCCATTTCCCGGATGCCCACCATCGGCATGGGCATAGCTGA